The proteins below come from a single Nocardioides eburneiflavus genomic window:
- a CDS encoding GNAT family N-acetyltransferase produces MPAGRRVLHPMREEDVPAVVELQEPAAVAGLSDVFPQDRHPFPREVIGARWWEELADPAIECFVIEAAGRVAGFAAVRGTEVLHFGTALDTWGSGLATAAHDELVELLRARGIVRPTLHVYAANARGRRFWEKHGWRPTGDVERGSFPPYAELLAYELAT; encoded by the coding sequence ATGCCCGCCGGCCGACGCGTCCTCCACCCCATGCGCGAGGAGGACGTGCCCGCTGTCGTGGAGCTCCAGGAGCCCGCGGCAGTGGCAGGACTGTCGGACGTGTTCCCGCAGGACCGCCATCCGTTCCCTCGCGAGGTGATCGGGGCCCGCTGGTGGGAGGAGCTGGCAGACCCGGCCATCGAGTGCTTCGTCATCGAGGCAGCGGGGCGGGTCGCCGGGTTCGCGGCAGTGCGCGGCACGGAGGTGCTGCACTTCGGCACCGCACTCGACACGTGGGGGAGCGGTCTCGCCACGGCAGCCCACGACGAGCTCGTCGAGCTCCTGCGCGCACGCGGGATCGTGCGCCCGACCCTCCACGTCTACGCCGCGAACGCGAGGGGGAGGCGCTTCTGGGAGAAGCACGGGTGGCGGCCGACGGGAGACGTGGAGCGCGGCTCGTTCCCGCCGTACGCCGAGCTGCTCGCCTACGAGCTGGCGACCTGA
- a CDS encoding cysteine hydrolase family protein → MPDDLGDLTADHDWLVEDREYARQEARRGRRHAYESLDPGRTALVVVDVVPFFVRGSAYVRGIVPRVNRVATALRDAGGVVAWVVPAYAPPTAKDREFFGDAVAELYARSGGEGLPRSRLHDGLAVRPEDLVVEKIARSAWFPGSSELPALLAARRIDTLLVAGTVTNVCVEDTVRDASTCGLRVILVADACAAVRDRDHNATLHVVYRSYGDVRPTSEVLDLVEAGRRQVASS, encoded by the coding sequence GTGCCGGACGACCTCGGGGACCTCACGGCGGACCACGACTGGCTCGTCGAGGACCGGGAGTACGCGCGGCAGGAGGCCAGGCGTGGCCGTCGGCACGCCTACGAGTCCCTCGACCCCGGGCGTACGGCCCTGGTCGTGGTCGACGTGGTGCCGTTCTTCGTGCGTGGGTCCGCCTACGTCCGAGGGATCGTGCCGCGGGTCAACCGCGTGGCGACGGCGCTCCGCGACGCCGGCGGGGTCGTCGCGTGGGTCGTGCCGGCGTACGCCCCGCCGACGGCGAAGGACCGCGAGTTCTTCGGCGACGCGGTAGCCGAGCTGTACGCGCGCTCCGGGGGAGAGGGTCTGCCGAGGTCGCGACTGCACGACGGGCTCGCGGTGCGGCCCGAGGACCTCGTGGTCGAGAAGATCGCCCGCAGTGCCTGGTTCCCCGGCTCCTCCGAGCTGCCTGCGCTGCTCGCCGCCCGCAGGATCGACACGCTCCTCGTGGCCGGCACCGTCACCAACGTGTGCGTGGAGGACACCGTCCGGGACGCGAGCACCTGCGGCCTGCGGGTGATCCTCGTCGCGGACGCCTGTGCCGCGGTGCGCGACCGCGACCACAACGCCACCCTGCACGTCGTCTACCGCTCCTACGGCGACGTGCGCCCCACGAGCGAGGTGCTCGACCTGGTGGAGGCGGGGCGACGTCAGGTCGCCAGCTCGTAG
- a CDS encoding DUF808 domain-containing protein has protein sequence MAGGLFALLDDVAALARIAAASVDDVGAAAGRASMKAAGVVVDDTAVTPQYLHGSPAARELPIIKKIAIGSLRNKLLFILPAAVLLGQFLPGLLPVILIFGGGFLAYEGAHKVWEKVSRHEPVVEEAEEELTSTGELSPEHEAKTVAGAIRTDFILSAEIMVIALKEVVGADPDATIWMRAIVLAAVAVLITVLVYGVVALIVKMDDVGLHLAEKPSKGSQRVGLALVSAMPRLLTAISLVGTLAMLWVGGHIFLVSLYEIGGHDGLLEGTTFGDVLHAPYDLVHHWEDAVHEAVGGTLGALLGWVLNTVVSGIAGLVLGAIVLAVLHAFGIGGGHGAGHGEDHGEDHGEPATGDTAEDSPNR, from the coding sequence ATGGCCGGCGGACTGTTCGCCCTCCTCGACGACGTCGCCGCACTCGCGCGCATCGCCGCAGCCAGCGTGGACGACGTCGGCGCCGCCGCCGGGCGCGCCAGCATGAAGGCCGCCGGTGTGGTGGTCGACGACACCGCCGTCACCCCGCAGTACCTCCACGGATCCCCGGCCGCGCGCGAGCTGCCGATCATCAAGAAGATCGCCATCGGGTCGCTGCGCAACAAGTTGCTCTTCATCCTGCCCGCGGCCGTCCTGCTCGGGCAGTTCCTGCCGGGCCTGCTGCCGGTGATCCTCATCTTCGGTGGTGGCTTCCTCGCCTACGAGGGCGCGCACAAGGTGTGGGAGAAGGTCAGTCGCCACGAGCCCGTGGTCGAGGAGGCGGAGGAGGAGCTCACCAGCACGGGCGAGCTGAGCCCCGAGCACGAGGCGAAGACCGTCGCGGGCGCCATCCGCACGGACTTCATCCTCAGCGCCGAGATCATGGTCATCGCGCTCAAGGAGGTCGTCGGCGCCGACCCCGACGCCACCATCTGGATGCGCGCGATCGTCCTGGCCGCGGTCGCCGTGCTGATCACGGTGCTCGTCTACGGCGTGGTCGCGCTCATCGTGAAGATGGACGACGTCGGGCTCCACCTGGCGGAGAAGCCCTCCAAGGGCTCGCAGCGCGTCGGTCTCGCCCTCGTCTCCGCGATGCCGCGCCTGCTCACCGCGATCTCCCTCGTCGGCACGCTCGCGATGCTGTGGGTCGGCGGCCACATCTTCCTGGTCAGCCTCTACGAGATCGGCGGGCACGACGGCCTGCTCGAGGGCACCACGTTCGGCGACGTCCTGCACGCGCCCTACGACCTGGTCCACCACTGGGAGGACGCCGTCCACGAGGCCGTCGGCGGCACCCTCGGCGCCCTGCTCGGCTGGGTGCTGAACACCGTGGTCTCCGGGATCGCCGGCCTCGTCCTCGGCGCGATCGTGCTGGCCGTGCTGCACGCCTTCGGCATCGGCGGCGGCCATGGCGCCGGCCACGGTGAGGACCACGGTGAGGACCACGGTGAGCCGGCCACCGGCGACACCGCCGAGGATTCTCCGAATCGCTGA
- the ahcY gene encoding adenosylhomocysteinase: MDHHVADLTLAAYGRKEIELAEHEMPGLMAMRERYGKDQPLQGARIAGSLHMTIQTAVLIETLAALGADIRWATCNIFSTQDHAAAAVVVGPPSKGGTPEDPRGIPVFAWKGETLAEYWDEAEKVFDFPAEDGEVGGPNMLLDDGGDITMLLHLGVEYEKAGAVPSQDSTDNEEFKEVLRVLARSLEADPQRWTRRAPLIKGVSEETTTGVLRLYERFKEGTLLFPAINVNDSVTKSKFDNKYGCRHSLIDGINRATDVMIGGKVAVVCGYGDVGKGCAESLRGQGARVIVTEIDPICALQAAMDGYEVKRLESVVETADIFITTTGNFDIITVEHFHKMKHQAIVGNIGHFDNEINMAGLAKIPGIVKDEIKPQVHQWIFPSENGEPGKKIIVLSEGRLLNLGNATGHPSFVMSNSFTNQVLAQIELFSKADDYELGVHVLPKHLDEEVARLHLDALGVELTELTKEQAAYLGVPVEGPFKSDHYRY; this comes from the coding sequence ATGGACCACCACGTCGCTGACCTCACCCTTGCCGCGTACGGCCGCAAGGAGATCGAGCTCGCCGAGCACGAGATGCCGGGCCTGATGGCCATGCGCGAGCGCTACGGCAAGGACCAGCCCCTCCAGGGTGCGCGGATCGCCGGCTCGCTGCACATGACGATCCAGACCGCCGTGCTGATCGAGACCCTCGCCGCCCTCGGAGCGGACATCCGCTGGGCCACCTGCAACATCTTCTCCACCCAGGACCACGCTGCGGCCGCGGTCGTCGTCGGCCCCCCGTCGAAGGGCGGCACCCCCGAGGACCCGCGCGGCATCCCGGTCTTCGCCTGGAAGGGCGAGACCCTCGCCGAGTACTGGGACGAGGCCGAGAAGGTCTTCGACTTCCCCGCCGAGGACGGCGAGGTGGGCGGCCCCAACATGCTGCTCGACGACGGTGGCGACATCACGATGCTGCTGCACCTCGGCGTCGAGTACGAGAAGGCCGGCGCCGTGCCGTCGCAGGACTCCACCGACAACGAGGAGTTCAAGGAGGTGCTGCGCGTCCTGGCCCGCTCGCTCGAGGCCGACCCGCAGCGCTGGACCAGGCGCGCCCCGCTCATCAAGGGCGTCTCCGAGGAGACCACCACCGGCGTGCTCCGCCTCTACGAGCGGTTCAAGGAGGGCACCCTCCTCTTCCCGGCGATCAACGTCAACGACTCGGTCACCAAGTCCAAGTTCGACAACAAGTACGGCTGCCGCCACTCGCTGATCGACGGCATCAACCGCGCCACCGACGTCATGATCGGCGGCAAGGTCGCGGTCGTGTGCGGCTACGGCGACGTCGGCAAGGGCTGCGCGGAGTCACTGCGCGGCCAGGGTGCGCGCGTCATCGTCACCGAGATCGACCCGATCTGCGCGCTGCAGGCCGCGATGGACGGCTACGAGGTCAAGCGCCTCGAGTCGGTCGTCGAGACCGCCGACATCTTCATCACCACGACCGGCAACTTCGACATCATCACCGTCGAGCACTTCCACAAGATGAAGCACCAGGCGATCGTCGGCAACATCGGCCACTTCGACAACGAGATCAACATGGCCGGCCTGGCGAAGATCCCCGGCATCGTCAAGGACGAGATCAAGCCGCAGGTCCACCAGTGGATCTTCCCCAGCGAGAACGGCGAGCCCGGCAAGAAGATCATCGTGCTGTCCGAGGGCCGCCTGCTCAACCTGGGCAACGCCACCGGTCACCCCTCGTTCGTCATGTCGAACTCCTTCACCAACCAGGTGCTGGCGCAGATCGAGCTCTTCTCCAAGGCCGACGACTACGAGCTCGGTGTGCACGTGCTCCCCAAGCACCTCGACGAGGAGGTCGCGCGGCTCCACCTCGACGCCCTCGGCGTCGAGCTGACCGAGCTCACCAAGGAGCAGGCCGCCTACCTCGGCGTCCCGGTGGAGGGCCCGTTCAAGTCCGACCACTACCGCTACTGA
- the mtrA gene encoding MtrAB system response regulator MtrA, with protein sequence MTDLAEPARGSVLVVDDDASLAEMLSIVLRQEGFDSRIVGRGDVALDAFRDYRPDLVLLDLMLPGKDGIDVCKEIRAESGVPIVMLTAKGDTVDVVVGLESGADDYIVKPFKPKELIARVRARVRRNDVTQDEGLTIGDVSIDVAGHSVTREGEPINLTPLEFDLLVCLARKPWQVFTREVLLEQVWGYRHSADTRLVNVHVQRLRSKVEHDPENPEVVVTVRGVGYKAGKS encoded by the coding sequence ATGACCGACCTTGCCGAGCCCGCTCGCGGCAGCGTGCTCGTCGTCGACGACGACGCCTCCCTCGCGGAGATGCTCTCCATCGTCCTGCGCCAGGAGGGTTTCGACAGCCGCATCGTCGGCCGCGGTGACGTGGCCCTCGACGCGTTCCGCGACTACCGTCCCGACCTCGTCCTCCTCGACCTGATGCTCCCCGGCAAGGACGGCATCGACGTCTGCAAGGAGATCCGCGCCGAGTCCGGCGTCCCGATCGTGATGCTCACCGCCAAGGGCGACACCGTCGACGTCGTGGTGGGCCTCGAGTCCGGGGCGGACGACTACATCGTCAAGCCGTTCAAGCCCAAGGAGCTCATCGCCCGGGTCCGCGCGCGCGTACGCCGCAACGACGTCACGCAGGACGAGGGCCTGACCATCGGGGACGTCTCCATCGACGTCGCGGGCCACTCGGTGACCCGTGAGGGCGAGCCGATCAACCTGACGCCGCTCGAGTTCGACCTGCTCGTCTGCCTGGCCCGCAAGCCCTGGCAGGTCTTCACCCGCGAGGTCCTGCTCGAGCAGGTCTGGGGATACCGGCACAGTGCCGACACCCGCCTGGTCAACGTGCACGTCCAGCGCCTGCGCTCCAAGGTCGAGCACGACCCGGAGAACCCGGAGGTCGTGGTGACCGTGCGGGGCGTGGGCTACAAGGCCGGCAAGTCCTAG
- the mtrB gene encoding MtrAB system histidine kinase MtrB: MRDRLPPALRHGPAFWRRSVQARVVVSTVLLSAAVVGIVGWFLIQQTRDGLLDNRVAAVVQEAEGETEAARVALAAASGLDVDESAQQQALVEPIQARGATRGFAVVLSPPIDEGLRLADGGAKFTEGLDLSSVPETLEDRFDSLSPTAWTYTDIRTTRDIQGLPEGPGIVVGSQVRLPADDNTYTLYYLYPLAEQQETLALVSRAMLIAGVPLLLLVAGLTWLVTRQVVTPIRMARRVAERLAAGQLQERLRVTGEDDLARLATSFNQMASNLQKQIRQLEELSRLQRRFVSDVSHELRTPITTVRMASDVIHDAKPFLDPVTGRAAELLQMELDRFETLLADLLEISRFDAGAAVLETEDVDLVDVARRVVDMTSVLAAQRDTRVVLHDPGAPCVAEADVRRVERIVRNLVTNAIDHAESHDVEVFVGADRQSAAIAVRDHGVGLGPGESAMVFNRFWRADPARARTSGGTGLGLSISLEDTHLHGGWLQAWGRPGEGAQFRLTLPRHLGTQLRHSPLPLVPTDARETA, encoded by the coding sequence ATGCGCGACCGGCTCCCACCGGCGCTGCGCCACGGGCCCGCCTTCTGGCGGCGCTCGGTGCAGGCCCGCGTCGTGGTGAGCACGGTGCTGCTGTCGGCGGCCGTCGTCGGCATCGTCGGCTGGTTCCTCATCCAGCAGACCCGCGACGGCCTCCTCGACAACCGGGTCGCCGCGGTCGTGCAGGAGGCCGAGGGCGAGACCGAGGCGGCCCGGGTCGCCCTCGCGGCCGCGTCGGGCCTCGACGTCGACGAGTCCGCGCAGCAGCAGGCCCTCGTCGAGCCGATCCAGGCGCGCGGCGCCACCCGCGGCTTCGCAGTCGTGCTGTCCCCGCCGATCGACGAGGGCCTCCGCCTCGCCGACGGCGGCGCCAAGTTCACCGAGGGCCTCGACCTCTCCAGCGTGCCCGAGACGCTCGAGGACCGCTTCGACTCCCTGTCCCCGACGGCGTGGACCTACACCGACATCCGTACGACCCGCGACATCCAGGGCCTCCCCGAGGGACCCGGCATCGTCGTGGGCAGCCAGGTCCGGCTCCCCGCCGACGACAACACCTACACCCTCTACTACCTCTACCCGCTCGCCGAGCAGCAGGAGACGCTCGCGCTGGTCTCTCGCGCGATGCTCATCGCGGGGGTGCCGCTGCTGCTGCTCGTGGCCGGCCTCACCTGGCTCGTCACCCGCCAGGTCGTGACGCCGATCCGGATGGCCCGCCGGGTCGCCGAGCGCCTCGCCGCCGGCCAGCTCCAGGAGCGCCTGCGCGTGACCGGCGAGGACGACCTCGCGCGCCTGGCCACCTCCTTCAACCAGATGGCCTCCAACCTCCAGAAGCAGATCCGCCAGCTCGAGGAGCTCAGCCGGCTCCAGCGCCGCTTCGTCTCCGACGTCTCCCACGAGCTGCGCACCCCGATCACGACCGTCCGCATGGCCAGCGACGTCATCCACGACGCCAAGCCCTTCCTCGACCCGGTGACGGGCCGGGCGGCCGAGCTGCTCCAGATGGAGCTCGACCGCTTCGAGACGCTGCTCGCGGACCTGCTGGAGATCAGCCGCTTCGACGCGGGGGCCGCGGTGCTCGAGACCGAGGACGTCGACCTCGTCGACGTCGCCCGCCGGGTGGTCGACATGACGTCGGTGCTCGCCGCCCAGCGTGACACACGCGTCGTCCTGCACGACCCCGGCGCCCCGTGCGTCGCGGAGGCGGACGTACGTCGGGTCGAGCGGATCGTGCGCAACCTGGTCACCAACGCCATCGACCACGCCGAGAGCCACGACGTCGAGGTCTTCGTCGGCGCCGACCGGCAGTCCGCCGCCATCGCGGTGCGCGACCACGGCGTCGGGCTCGGGCCGGGGGAGTCGGCGATGGTGTTCAACCGGTTCTGGCGCGCCGACCCGGCCCGCGCGCGCACCAGCGGCGGCACCGGGCTCGGCCTCTCGATCTCGCTCGAGGACACCCACCTGCACGGCGGCTGGCTCCAGGCGTGGGGGCGTCCCGGGGAGGGGGCCCAGTTCCGCCTGACGCTGCCGCGCCACCTCGGCACCCAGCTGCGGCACTCGCCGCTGCCGCTGGTGCCCACCGACGCGCGGGAGACGGCATGA
- a CDS encoding LpqB family beta-propeller domain-containing protein: MTRTTARAAGVLLVAALLSGCVRMPTSGPVVESEVTAGADDVPGIFFDPRPPQEGDPAADIVAGFFEAMKATPIRTTVARQFLSREAAESWTPEQQILTYAELGDASAGTFVRVPLTDVNTYDARGAWQRTDGGVQLGLRLVQEDGEWRIDELPDALIVPDSWFDDWYERAALYYFDPTAQVLVPEPVFVPRGEQYASSLVRGLLAPLGAESLDVVRSYFPPGTTPGLSVPIESGIARVALSGDPDAVDDETAERMLTQLVWTLGQEPRISAVELSVGDRTFTGPGGLAPVNLSFGAAYDPNGDRASTDLFALDEGRLVAGRVGDLGPTSGPFGEPGYALRSIGVNLPGTRVAAVSVTGTDLLLAPAEVPTGEVTTPVIGAVDLAAPHWDHRDRIWVLDRGAGRARVVQVADGDAVELVVPGLTGRRVTELIVSRDGSRLVAVVRGAKADRVVSVRVRHDAAGTVLGFTPPRTLPLPTEDTTRIRDVAWRSPTTVSVLSDINEERSQVRTISVDGAPGGIATGGATSLRGRVRTLVSTPADGEVYALAGRAVTSLIRPERMVPDLPQGLTSLTYVG, encoded by the coding sequence ATGACACGGACGACCGCCCGTGCCGCCGGGGTGCTCCTCGTCGCGGCCCTGCTGTCCGGCTGCGTACGGATGCCGACGTCCGGTCCGGTCGTGGAGTCCGAGGTCACTGCCGGTGCCGACGACGTGCCCGGCATCTTCTTCGACCCGCGTCCCCCGCAGGAGGGCGACCCTGCGGCCGACATCGTGGCGGGCTTCTTCGAGGCGATGAAGGCCACGCCCATCCGTACGACGGTCGCGCGCCAGTTCCTGTCCCGCGAGGCGGCCGAGTCGTGGACGCCCGAGCAGCAGATCCTCACCTATGCCGAGCTGGGGGACGCCTCGGCCGGCACGTTCGTGCGGGTGCCGCTGACCGACGTCAACACCTACGACGCCCGGGGTGCGTGGCAGCGCACGGACGGCGGCGTCCAGCTGGGGCTCCGGCTGGTGCAGGAGGACGGCGAGTGGCGCATCGACGAGCTCCCCGACGCCCTGATCGTGCCGGACTCGTGGTTCGACGACTGGTACGAGCGGGCCGCGCTCTACTACTTCGACCCGACCGCACAGGTGCTCGTCCCCGAGCCGGTCTTCGTCCCGCGTGGCGAGCAGTACGCCTCGTCGCTGGTGCGCGGGCTGCTCGCGCCCCTGGGCGCGGAGTCGCTGGACGTCGTCCGCAGCTACTTCCCGCCGGGGACCACGCCGGGCCTCTCGGTCCCGATCGAGTCGGGCATCGCCCGGGTGGCCCTGTCCGGCGACCCGGACGCGGTCGACGACGAGACGGCCGAGCGGATGCTCACGCAGCTGGTGTGGACCCTCGGCCAGGAGCCGCGGATCAGCGCCGTCGAGCTCAGTGTCGGCGACCGCACGTTCACCGGACCCGGCGGGCTGGCGCCGGTCAACCTCAGCTTCGGGGCGGCCTACGACCCCAACGGCGACCGCGCGAGCACCGACCTCTTCGCCCTGGATGAGGGTCGTCTGGTCGCCGGGCGCGTGGGCGACCTGGGCCCCACCAGCGGGCCGTTCGGCGAGCCCGGCTACGCGCTGCGCTCGATCGGCGTCAACCTCCCCGGCACGCGGGTCGCCGCCGTCTCGGTCACCGGTACCGACCTCCTCCTCGCCCCGGCCGAGGTGCCGACGGGCGAGGTGACCACGCCGGTGATCGGCGCCGTCGACCTCGCTGCCCCGCACTGGGACCACCGCGACCGGATCTGGGTGCTGGACCGCGGCGCCGGCCGCGCGCGGGTGGTCCAGGTCGCCGACGGTGACGCCGTCGAGCTGGTCGTGCCGGGCCTCACCGGTCGCCGGGTGACCGAGCTGATCGTCTCCCGCGACGGCAGCAGGCTGGTGGCCGTGGTCCGCGGCGCGAAGGCCGACCGGGTCGTGTCGGTCCGGGTGCGCCACGACGCCGCCGGGACGGTCCTCGGCTTCACGCCGCCTCGCACGCTCCCGCTGCCCACCGAGGACACCACCCGCATCCGCGACGTCGCCTGGCGCTCGCCGACGACCGTCTCGGTGCTCAGCGACATCAACGAGGAGCGTTCCCAGGTGCGCACGATCTCGGTCGACGGCGCGCCCGGCGGCATCGCCACCGGCGGCGCGACCAGCCTGCGCGGCCGGGTCCGCACCCTCGTGTCGACGCCGGCCGACGGTGAGGTGTACGCCCTCGCGGGCCGAGCGGTGACCAGCCTGATCCGGCCGGAGCGGATGGTGCCAGACCTCCCGCAGGGCCTCACGTCGCTCACCTACGTGGGCTGA
- a CDS encoding ComF family protein produces the protein MLDEALDLFLGSRCVGCDRPGRMLCAACRGGLSHTSRVAWPSPVPAGLVTPWVAETYDGAVRALVVGHKDRGQWGHRRVLGSLLAEAVRGATGGVDPEVPVLLVPVPSRPGAGRRRGYEATAALARTAARALRRERPVLLAPLLASRGAADQAGLGAGDRARNVAGSMHCPSAALARVGRRRSAAYVVVCDDVVTTGSTAREAQRALEAVGLRPVAIAAVAATRRRAGPGGGPTGDPAVGPGARRG, from the coding sequence GTGCTCGACGAGGCCCTCGACCTGTTCCTCGGCAGCCGCTGCGTCGGGTGCGACCGGCCCGGGCGGATGCTGTGCGCGGCGTGCCGCGGCGGGCTCTCGCACACCTCGCGGGTGGCCTGGCCCTCGCCCGTGCCCGCGGGACTCGTCACGCCGTGGGTCGCGGAGACGTACGACGGCGCGGTGCGTGCGCTCGTGGTGGGCCACAAGGACCGCGGTCAGTGGGGCCACCGGCGCGTGCTGGGCTCCCTCCTGGCCGAGGCGGTGCGCGGTGCGACCGGAGGCGTCGACCCGGAGGTGCCGGTGCTGCTGGTGCCCGTGCCGTCGCGTCCGGGAGCCGGGCGCCGCCGCGGCTACGAGGCCACCGCGGCACTCGCGCGTACGGCCGCGCGCGCCCTGCGCCGCGAGCGTCCGGTGCTGCTCGCCCCGCTCCTGGCCTCGCGCGGGGCGGCCGACCAGGCGGGCCTGGGCGCGGGGGACCGGGCACGGAACGTGGCCGGGTCGATGCACTGCCCCTCGGCCGCCCTCGCGCGCGTCGGGCGCCGGCGGAGCGCGGCGTACGTCGTGGTGTGCGACGACGTGGTCACCACCGGGTCCACGGCGCGGGAGGCCCAGCGGGCGCTCGAGGCCGTCGGCCTGCGGCCCGTCGCGATCGCGGCCGTCGCGGCCACCCGCCGGCGCGCCGGGCCGGGCGGGGGACCGACTGGTGACCCGGCTGTTGGCCCGGGGGCCCGGAGGGGCTAG
- the hpf gene encoding ribosome hibernation-promoting factor, HPF/YfiA family — MEVVVTGRHCEVSDRFREHVSEKLTRLEKHDHRIMRVQVEVELEKNPRQHDRSTKVELTAFSKGPVIRAEAAAEDKMGALDLALDKMQAQMRRAADRRRVHKGRAAASVGEALAGMPTVDDAAQDDEETGVIEHKVGPITVTGDGPLVVREKSHHATPMTLDQALYEMELVGHDFYLFVDKESERPAVVYRRRGYDYGVISLDLG, encoded by the coding sequence ATGGAGGTTGTGGTCACGGGACGGCACTGCGAGGTGTCCGACCGGTTCCGCGAGCACGTGTCCGAGAAGCTCACCCGTCTGGAGAAGCACGATCACCGCATCATGCGCGTCCAGGTGGAGGTCGAGCTCGAGAAGAATCCTCGCCAGCACGACCGGTCCACCAAGGTGGAGCTGACCGCGTTCTCCAAGGGCCCGGTGATCCGGGCCGAGGCGGCGGCCGAGGACAAGATGGGCGCGCTCGACCTGGCCCTCGACAAGATGCAGGCCCAGATGCGCCGCGCGGCCGACCGGCGCCGCGTGCACAAGGGCCGCGCCGCGGCATCGGTGGGGGAGGCCCTCGCCGGCATGCCCACCGTCGACGACGCCGCGCAGGACGACGAGGAGACCGGTGTCATCGAGCACAAGGTCGGCCCGATCACCGTCACCGGTGACGGACCGCTGGTCGTGCGCGAGAAGTCCCACCACGCCACCCCCATGACGCTCGACCAGGCCCTCTACGAGATGGAGCTGGTCGGGCACGACTTCTACCTGTTCGTCGACAAGGAGAGCGAGCGCCCTGCTGTCGTCTACCGCCGCCGCGGCTACGACTACGGCGTGATCTCGCTCGACCTCGGCTGA
- a CDS encoding response regulator — protein MTEAQSSEPVRVLVVDDQELFRRGLIMLLSGDTDIEVVGEAADGITATELATTTAPDVILLDVRMPRRTGVEACRAIKEAVPATKIIMLTVSDEEADLYESVKNGAAGYLLKDSSIEEVAQAIRVVNEGQSLISPSMAVKLIDEFKQMSKPEREQGPALRLTERELEVLRLVAKGLNNREVAKELFISENTVKNHVRNILEKLQLHSRMEAVMYAMREKLLDLP, from the coding sequence GTGACCGAGGCACAGAGCAGTGAACCCGTCCGCGTCCTGGTGGTCGACGACCAGGAGCTGTTCCGTCGAGGCCTGATCATGCTGCTCAGCGGCGACACCGACATCGAGGTGGTCGGCGAGGCGGCCGACGGCATCACGGCCACGGAGCTCGCGACCACCACCGCGCCCGACGTCATCCTGCTCGACGTCCGGATGCCGCGTCGCACGGGAGTGGAGGCCTGCCGCGCCATCAAGGAGGCCGTCCCGGCCACCAAGATCATCATGCTCACCGTCTCCGACGAGGAGGCCGACCTCTACGAGTCGGTCAAGAACGGCGCGGCCGGCTACCTCCTCAAGGACTCCTCGATCGAGGAGGTCGCCCAGGCGATCCGGGTGGTCAACGAGGGCCAGTCCCTGATCAGCCCGTCGATGGCGGTCAAGCTCATCGACGAGTTCAAGCAGATGTCCAAGCCGGAGCGCGAGCAGGGCCCGGCCCTGCGGCTGACCGAGCGCGAGCTCGAGGTGCTGCGGCTGGTGGCCAAGGGCCTCAACAACCGCGAGGTCGCCAAGGAGCTCTTCATCTCCGAGAACACCGTGAAGAACCACGTCCGCAACATCCTGGAGAA